Proteins encoded together in one Diabrotica undecimpunctata isolate CICGRU chromosome 3, icDiaUnde3, whole genome shotgun sequence window:
- the LOC140436432 gene encoding uncharacterized protein gives MRLLVLFLCIAFLHLVTAKSGTCYDSNEECHSTNYQTYVECIRRRQKRSIDCDSGCDSGNCIDTCQECDCSSCSYNSCTSSCGSCCSSCCSNYVPCHTNHCCHKTCHAQCSTSSCRSNCRKNCFDIVKERTQVVVEPGETSESKSNTNINNLNKPNITTIIHLNNIINTTNLVDIPIILNNTNTQNITLFNEETGTSTTVQCCTVISPRECVTSPQPRCFHYRTKECGSFCTASIVHKEEQKLCSVNYPGATPTCSKQIYYIPQPQPKCTYQSVWPYVSCGIQKKETCQGCYSHYVNGGTPNYLTCPPQCYDDGIGAMGPLYRQGPVYRPGYSHVPCYQCLGYPNPNEYNGYPVAYGGAQPYLGEYQSVPYGGYQQAYAGYQQSYGGYPVPYGGYPASPYFPVSTEINGTIPIQVNDNLIDEGRIPRELEIEVNYEPPSDAQAEVKIKDDDESNLVVEEEKKEIVEES, from the coding sequence ATGAGGCTGCTTGTTCTATTCCTATGCATCGCCTTCCTCCACTTGGTAACAGCAAAATCAGGAACTTGCTACGACAGCAACGAAGAATGTCATTCGACAAACTACCAAACGTACGTTGAATGCATCAGACGGCGCCAGAAAAGATCGATAGATTGTGACTCCGGATGTGACTCCGGTAATTGTATCGACACCTGCCAAGAGTGTGACTGTAGCTCTTGTAGCTATAATAGTTGTACATCATCTTGTGGTAGTTGTTGTAGTTCTTGTTGCAGTAATTATGTCCCCTGCCACACTAATCATTGCTGCCACAAGACATGTCACGCTCAATGTTCGACATCTTCGTGCCGAAGTAACTGCAGAAAGAACTGTTTCGATATTGTAAAAGAAAGAACTCAAGTTGTTGTAGAGCCAGGCGAAACTAGTGAAAGTAAAAGTAACACCAATATAAATAACCTGAACAAGCCGAATATAACTACAATCATTCACttgaataatattattaacaccACCAATCTTGTAGATATTCCCATTATCCTAAACAATACAAATACGCAGAATATAACATTATTTAATGAAGAAACTGGTACATCCACAACAGTTCAATGTTGCACGGTAATTAGCCCAAGGGAATGCGTCACTAGTCCCCAACCTCGATGTTTTCACTATAGGACAAAAGAGTGTGGAAGTTTTTGCACAGCATCTATAGTTCATAAAGAAGAGCAAAAGTTGTGTTCAGTTAATTATCCCGGAGCGACACCGACTTGCTCCAAACAAATCTATTATATACCCCAACCGCAACCGAAATGTACATATCAATCAGTTTGGCCCTATGTCTCATGTGGTATACAAAAAAAAGAAACTTGTCAAGGTTGCTATTCCCATTACGTAAATGGAGGTACTCCAAATTATTTGACCTGTCCGCCTCAATGTTACGATGATGGAATTGGTGCAATGGGCCCGTTGTATCGCCAAGGTCCTGTATATAGACCTGGGTATTCTCATGTACCTTGCTACCAGTGCTTGGGATACCCAAATCCAAACGAATATAACGGATATCCTGTAGCTTATGGTGGCGCCCAACCTTATTTGGGAGAATATCAATCAGTTCCTTACGGTGGTTACCAACAGGCATATGCTGGTTACCAACAGTCATACGGTGGCTACCCTGTTCCTTATGGTGGTTATCCAGCTTCACCATATTTTCCAGTTTCCACTGAAATCAATGGTACTATACCTATACAGGTAAATGACAATCTAATAGATGAAGGAAGAATTCCAAGGGAGCTTGAAATTGAAGTAAATTATGAACCACCCTCTGATGCGCAAGctgaagtaa